One part of the Fusobacterium pseudoperiodonticum genome encodes these proteins:
- the mutS gene encoding DNA mismatch repair protein MutS yields the protein MSTDTPLMQQYKKIKEEYQNEILMFRLGDFYEMFFEDAKIASKELGLTLTKRNKEKGQDVPLAGVPYHSVASYIAKLVEKGYSVAICEQVEDPKAATGIVKREVTRVITPGTIIDVDFLDKNNNNYIACVKINTIENILAIAYADITTGEFSVFEIKDKNFFEKGLAEINKIQASEILLDEKTYSEYISILEERISFSGVKFTEIKNVKKAEDYLTSYFDIISVEAFSLKSKDLAVSAAANLLRYIDDLQKGNELPFSKIEYKNIDSIMELNISTQNNLNLVPKRAEESKGTLLGVLDSCVTSIGSRELKKIIKNPFLDIEKIKERQFYVDYFFNDVLLRENVREKLKDIYDIERIAGKIIYGTENGKDLLSLKDSIRKSLETYKLLKEHQELKKIFELDIEILLDIYNKIELIIDVEAPFSVREGGIIKDDYNSELDELRRISKLGKDFILEIEQRERERTGIKGLKIKYNKVFGYFIEVTKANEHLVPEDYIRKQTLVNSERYIVPDLKEYEEKVITAKSKIEALEYDLFKSLSSEIKEHIESLYKLANRIANLDIVSNFAHVATKNSYVKPEISEDNILEIKGGRHPIVESLIASGSYVKNDIILDEKHNLIILTGPNMSGKSTYMKQVALNIIMAHIGSYVAADYAKIPIVDKIFTRVGASDDLLTGQSTFMLEMTEVASILNNATEKSFIVLDEIGRGTSTYDGISIATAITEYIHNNIGAKTIFATHYHELTELEKELERAINFRVEVKENGKNVVFLREIVKGGADKSYGIEVARLSGVPKDVLNRSRKFLKKLENRKNLIESKMKAEQMMLFGNNFEEEEEEIETELINENEIKVLEMLKVMDLNSLSPLESLLKLSELKKILLGGNND from the coding sequence ATGTCAACAGACACACCCTTAATGCAACAATATAAAAAAATAAAAGAGGAATATCAAAACGAAATCTTGATGTTTAGATTGGGAGATTTCTATGAGATGTTTTTTGAAGATGCAAAAATAGCTTCAAAAGAATTAGGATTAACTCTTACAAAGAGAAATAAAGAAAAAGGACAAGATGTTCCTTTGGCAGGAGTTCCTTATCATTCAGTGGCTTCCTACATTGCAAAATTGGTTGAAAAGGGTTATAGTGTTGCTATCTGTGAACAGGTGGAAGACCCTAAGGCAGCAACTGGTATAGTGAAGAGGGAAGTGACAAGAGTTATAACTCCTGGAACAATTATTGATGTTGATTTTTTAGATAAAAATAATAATAACTATATCGCCTGTGTAAAAATAAATACAATAGAGAATATCTTGGCTATAGCTTATGCTGATATAACAACAGGTGAGTTTTCTGTTTTTGAAATAAAAGATAAAAATTTCTTTGAAAAAGGTTTGGCCGAAATAAATAAAATACAGGCGAGTGAAATTTTACTTGATGAAAAGACTTATTCTGAATATATAAGCATCTTGGAAGAAAGAATTTCTTTTTCAGGAGTGAAATTTACAGAGATAAAAAATGTAAAAAAAGCTGAGGACTACTTAACTTCATATTTTGATATTATATCTGTGGAAGCTTTTTCTTTGAAATCTAAAGATTTAGCTGTTTCAGCTGCTGCTAATCTTTTACGTTATATTGATGACTTACAAAAGGGAAATGAACTACCTTTTAGTAAGATAGAGTACAAGAATATAGATAGTATAATGGAGTTGAATATCAGCACTCAAAATAATCTTAATCTAGTACCTAAAAGAGCTGAAGAAAGTAAGGGTACTCTATTGGGAGTTTTAGATAGTTGTGTAACATCTATAGGAAGTAGAGAATTAAAAAAGATTATAAAAAATCCTTTTTTAGATATAGAGAAAATAAAAGAGAGACAGTTTTATGTTGACTATTTCTTTAATGATGTACTTTTAAGAGAAAATGTAAGAGAAAAGCTAAAAGATATCTATGATATAGAAAGAATAGCTGGAAAGATAATATATGGTACAGAGAATGGAAAGGATCTTTTATCATTAAAAGATTCTATTAGAAAGTCTTTGGAAACATATAAACTTTTAAAAGAACATCAGGAATTAAAGAAAATATTTGAACTTGATATAGAAATTCTTTTAGATATTTACAATAAAATAGAGTTAATTATCGATGTTGAAGCACCTTTCTCAGTGAGAGAAGGGGGTATAATCAAAGATGATTATAATTCTGAATTAGATGAGCTTAGAAGAATATCTAAACTTGGTAAGGACTTTATACTTGAGATAGAGCAAAGAGAAAGAGAAAGAACAGGTATAAAAGGTTTAAAAATAAAGTACAATAAAGTTTTTGGATATTTTATAGAAGTAACTAAGGCTAATGAGCATTTAGTTCCTGAGGACTATATTAGAAAGCAGACTCTTGTAAACAGTGAAAGATATATAGTTCCTGATTTAAAGGAGTATGAAGAAAAGGTTATAACTGCTAAAAGTAAGATAGAAGCCTTAGAATATGATTTATTTAAGTCACTTAGTTCAGAGATAAAGGAACATATAGAAAGTCTATATAAATTGGCAAATAGAATAGCAAACTTGGATATAGTTTCAAATTTTGCCCATGTAGCAACTAAAAATTCCTATGTTAAACCTGAGATAAGTGAAGATAATATCTTAGAAATAAAAGGTGGAAGACATCCTATAGTTGAAAGCCTGATAGCTAGTGGAAGCTATGTTAAGAATGATATTATTTTAGATGAAAAACATAATTTAATCATCTTAACAGGGCCTAATATGTCTGGGAAATCAACTTATATGAAACAGGTTGCTTTAAATATCATAATGGCTCATATAGGTAGTTATGTTGCAGCAGACTATGCAAAAATTCCTATTGTAGATAAAATATTTACAAGGGTTGGAGCAAGTGATGACCTGCTTACAGGACAATCTACTTTCATGCTAGAGATGACAGAGGTTGCAAGTATTTTAAATAATGCAACAGAAAAATCTTTCATAGTTTTAGATGAAATAGGTAGAGGAACATCAACTTATGATGGTATATCTATAGCGACAGCTATAACTGAATATATCCATAATAATATAGGAGCTAAAACTATATTTGCCACTCACTATCATGAACTTACTGAACTTGAGAAAGAGCTTGAAAGGGCTATAAACTTTAGAGTTGAAGTAAAAGAAAATGGTAAGAATGTAGTTTTCTTAAGAGAGATAGTAAAGGGTGGAGCAGATAAGTCTTATGGAATAGAAGTTGCAAGATTATCTGGAGTTCCTAAAGATGTTTTAAATCGTTCAAGAAAGTTTTTAAAAAAATTAGAAAATAGAAAAAATTTAATAGAAAGCAAAATGAAAGCCGAGCAAATGATGCTTTTTGGTAATAATTTTGAAGAGGAAGAAGAAGAAATAGAAACTGAACTTATAAATGAAAATGAAATAAAAGTTTTAGAAATGTTAAAAGTTATGGACTTGAACTCTTTGAGTCCTTTGGAAAGCTTATTAAAATTGAGTGAATTAAAGAAAATTCTTCTTGGAGGAAATAATGACTAA
- the dusB gene encoding tRNA dihydrouridine synthase DusB: MKKIYIAPIAGVTDYTFRGILEDFNPDLIFTEMVSVNALSVLNDKTISKILKLRDGNAVQIFGEDIEKIKSSAQYIQNLGVKHINLNCGCPMKKIVNCGYGAALVREPEKIKRILSEIKSVLNDDVKLSVKIRIGYKEPENYVQIGKIAEEVGCDHITVHGRTREQLYSGKADWSYIKEVKDNISIPVMGNGDIFTAEDALEKISYSNVDGVMLARGIFGNPWLIRDIREILEYGEVKNPVTKDEKINMAIEHLKRIRIDNDDQFIFDVRKHISWYLKGLENCAEAKRKINTLSDYDEIIKLLEDLH, encoded by the coding sequence ATGAAAAAAATTTATATAGCTCCTATAGCGGGAGTGACAGACTATACATTTAGAGGTATACTTGAAGATTTTAACCCTGATTTAATTTTTACAGAAATGGTGAGTGTAAATGCACTTTCAGTTTTAAATGATAAAACTATTTCGAAAATATTAAAACTAAGAGATGGAAATGCAGTACAAATTTTTGGTGAAGATATTGAAAAAATAAAATCAAGTGCACAGTATATACAAAATTTAGGAGTGAAACATATTAACTTAAACTGTGGTTGCCCTATGAAAAAAATAGTAAATTGTGGTTATGGAGCAGCACTGGTTAGAGAGCCTGAAAAAATAAAAAGAATATTATCGGAAATTAAATCAGTTTTAAATGATGATGTTAAGCTTTCTGTAAAAATTAGAATAGGCTATAAAGAGCCTGAGAATTATGTTCAAATTGGAAAGATAGCAGAAGAAGTAGGTTGTGACCATATAACTGTACATGGGAGAACAAGAGAACAACTTTATTCAGGAAAGGCTGATTGGTCTTACATAAAGGAAGTCAAGGACAATATTTCTATACCAGTTATGGGAAATGGAGATATCTTTACAGCTGAAGATGCTCTAGAAAAGATTTCTTATTCAAATGTTGATGGAGTGATGCTTGCTAGAGGAATTTTTGGAAACCCTTGGCTTATAAGAGATATAAGAGAAATTTTAGAATATGGAGAAGTAAAAAATCCTGTCACTAAAGATGAAAAAATAAATATGGCAATAGAGCATTTGAAAAGAATAAGAATTGATAATGATGATCAGTTTATTTTTGATGTCAGAAAACATATTTCTTGGTACTTAAAAGGTCTTGAAAATTGTGCAGAGGCTAAAAGAAAAATAAATACTCTAAGTGACTATGACGAAATTATAAAATTACTTGAAGATTTGCATTAA
- a CDS encoding YlmH/Sll1252 family protein: protein MKNIDKTNNNLEKIENCIELAEKTDMIVYSKQFFPISQLNKLKHHELNFSFKGLNEDCEKKLLAVYPKDFTEEDLFFPVKYFKIEKKSKFIDLEHKHYLGNILALGLKRESLGDLIVKNGHCYGIILENMFDFLKENLLRVNSSPVEIIEIDESEIPQNEYQELNITLASLRLDSLVAELTNLSRTLGTNYIDLGNVQLNYEVEREKSTKIAVGDTIIIKKYGKFKIVEENGLTKKEKIKLIIRKYI, encoded by the coding sequence ATGAAAAATATAGATAAAACAAATAATAATTTAGAAAAAATTGAAAATTGTATTGAATTAGCAGAAAAAACTGATATGATAGTATATAGTAAACAATTTTTTCCAATATCTCAACTTAATAAGTTGAAACATCATGAACTAAATTTCTCTTTTAAGGGTCTAAATGAAGACTGTGAAAAAAAATTATTGGCAGTCTATCCAAAAGATTTTACAGAAGAAGATTTGTTTTTTCCTGTGAAATACTTTAAAATAGAAAAGAAATCTAAATTTATTGACTTGGAACACAAGCATTATTTAGGGAATATCTTAGCTTTAGGTTTAAAAAGAGAAAGTTTAGGAGATTTAATTGTTAAAAATGGTCATTGTTATGGTATTATATTAGAGAATATGTTTGATTTTTTAAAAGAGAATCTTTTGAGAGTAAATTCTTCACCTGTTGAAATTATAGAAATAGATGAAAGTGAGATACCTCAAAATGAATATCAAGAATTAAATATAACTCTAGCATCTTTAAGATTGGATAGCTTGGTTGCAGAGCTAACTAATTTATCTAGAACTTTAGGTACAAACTACATAGATTTAGGAAATGTACAATTAAATTATGAGGTAGAAAGAGAAAAGAGTACTAAGATAGCTGTGGGGGATACTATAATAATTAAAAAGTATGGAAAATTTAAGATTGTGGAAGAAAATGGCTTAACTAAAAAAGAAAAAATCAAATTAATAATTAGAAAATATATATAG
- a CDS encoding septum site-determining protein MinC has translation MSNQVIIKGKNDRLVIALNPKSDFLELCDILKTKILEAKNFIGNSRMAIEFSGRKLTSEEEDILIGILTENSNIVISYIFTEKNEKNEKNEKKPKDKKSKDQAMDLSKFNPLMEEGKTHFYRGTLRSGAKIESDGSVVVIGDVNPSSIIRARGNVIVLGRLNGTVYAGLNGDEQAFVTAIYFNPIQLTIGMKTKTDMQKEILDSSRVNKKNKFRIARIKNQEIVVEELI, from the coding sequence ATGAGCAACCAGGTAATTATAAAAGGTAAAAATGATAGATTGGTAATTGCTTTAAACCCAAAATCTGATTTTTTGGAATTATGTGATATTCTAAAAACTAAGATATTAGAAGCAAAGAATTTTATTGGAAATAGTCGTATGGCAATAGAGTTCAGCGGTAGAAAGTTGACAAGTGAAGAAGAAGATATTCTAATTGGAATCCTAACAGAAAATAGTAACATAGTTATTTCATATATTTTTACTGAAAAAAATGAAAAGAACGAAAAAAATGAGAAAAAACCTAAAGATAAAAAATCTAAGGATCAAGCAATGGATCTAAGTAAGTTTAATCCATTGATGGAAGAAGGAAAAACTCATTTTTATAGAGGAACTTTAAGATCAGGAGCAAAAATAGAATCAGATGGAAGTGTAGTTGTAATAGGAGATGTAAACCCATCTTCTATAATAAGAGCTAGAGGGAATGTAATAGTTTTAGGTCGTCTTAATGGAACTGTTTATGCAGGATTAAATGGAGATGAACAAGCTTTTGTGACTGCGATTTATTTCAATCCTATTCAACTGACTATAGGAATGAAAACTAAAACTGATATGCAAAAAGAAATTTTAGATTCTTCAAGAGTTAACAAAAAAAATAAATTTAGGATTGCAAGAATAAAAAATCAAGAAATAGTTGTTGAGGAGTTGATATAG
- a CDS encoding nitronate monooxygenase produces MKNNKICELLGIKYPIFQGAMAWVSGGELAGAVSRDGGLGIIAGGGMEPELLRQHIRKAKEITSNPFGVNLMLLRPDVEEQMNVCIEEGVKVITTGAGNPGAFMEKLKAANIKVIPVIPTVKLAERMEKIGADAVIVEGMESGGHVGTLTTMALLPQIVNAVSIPVIAAGGIASGKQFLAALAMGADAIQCGTIFLTAKECIIHQNYKDIILKAKDRSTVVTGTSTGHPVRVIDNKLAKEMIELERSGAPKEEIEKLGTGSLRLAVVEGDTERGSFMSGQVAAMVNDEKTTKEILEYLMNDLKLEVEQLRRRLENWNI; encoded by the coding sequence ATGAAAAATAATAAAATATGTGAATTATTAGGGATTAAATATCCAATATTTCAAGGAGCTATGGCTTGGGTATCAGGTGGAGAATTAGCAGGAGCTGTTTCAAGAGATGGAGGTCTTGGAATAATTGCTGGTGGAGGAATGGAACCAGAACTTTTAAGACAACATATTAGAAAAGCTAAAGAAATAACTTCTAATCCATTTGGTGTTAACTTAATGCTTCTACGTCCAGATGTAGAAGAGCAAATGAATGTTTGTATTGAAGAAGGAGTAAAAGTTATCACAACAGGTGCAGGAAATCCTGGAGCTTTTATGGAAAAATTAAAAGCTGCTAATATAAAAGTTATTCCTGTTATACCTACAGTTAAACTAGCAGAAAGAATGGAAAAGATAGGAGCAGATGCTGTTATAGTTGAAGGAATGGAAAGTGGAGGACACGTTGGAACTCTTACAACTATGGCTTTACTTCCTCAAATAGTTAATGCAGTATCTATACCAGTTATAGCTGCTGGAGGTATAGCTAGTGGAAAACAATTCTTAGCTGCACTTGCTATGGGAGCAGATGCTATTCAATGTGGAACTATATTCTTAACAGCAAAAGAATGTATAATTCATCAAAACTATAAAGATATAATCTTAAAAGCTAAGGATAGATCAACTGTAGTAACAGGAACTTCAACAGGGCACCCTGTAAGAGTTATTGATAACAAATTAGCAAAAGAAATGATAGAACTTGAAAGAAGTGGAGCTCCTAAAGAAGAAATTGAAAAATTAGGAACTGGAAGTTTAAGATTAGCTGTTGTTGAAGGAGATACTGAAAGAGGAAGCTTCATGTCAGGACAAGTTGCAGCTATGGTAAATGATGAAAAAACAACAAAAGAAATTTTAGAATACTTAATGAATGATTTAAAACTAGAAGTAGAACAATTAAGAAGAAGACTAGAAAACTGGAACATCTAA
- the minD gene encoding septum site-determining protein MinD: protein MGARVIVITSGKGGVGKTTTTANIGAALAEKGHKVLLIDTDIGLRNLDVVMGLENRIVYDLIDVIEGRCRVSQALIKDKRCPNLVLLPAAQIRDKNDVNTDQMKELIFSLKESFDYILIDCPAGIEQGFKNAIAAADEAIVVTTPEVSATRDADRIIGLLEAAGIKSPRIVVNRLRIDMVKEKNMLSVEDILDILAVKLLGVVPDDENVVISTNKGEPLVYKGDSLAAKAFKNIASRIEGVEIPLLDLDIKMSILEKIKFVFKR, encoded by the coding sequence ATGGGAGCAAGAGTTATTGTTATTACCTCAGGAAAAGGTGGAGTTGGAAAAACAACAACGACTGCAAATATAGGAGCTGCTTTAGCTGAAAAAGGTCATAAGGTTTTACTTATAGACACAGATATAGGTTTAAGAAATCTAGATGTTGTTATGGGACTTGAAAATAGGATAGTCTATGATTTAATTGATGTTATTGAAGGAAGATGTAGAGTAAGCCAAGCTTTAATTAAAGATAAGAGATGTCCAAATCTTGTGTTATTACCAGCTGCTCAAATAAGAGATAAAAACGATGTCAATACTGACCAAATGAAAGAATTAATTTTTTCTTTAAAGGAAAGTTTTGACTATATCTTAATAGACTGTCCAGCAGGAATAGAACAAGGATTTAAAAATGCAATAGCTGCAGCAGATGAGGCTATAGTTGTTACAACTCCTGAAGTTTCAGCTACAAGAGATGCTGATAGAATAATTGGACTATTGGAAGCTGCAGGAATAAAAAGTCCAAGAATTGTTGTAAATAGACTAAGAATAGATATGGTAAAAGAAAAGAATATGTTAAGTGTTGAAGACATACTTGATATATTAGCTGTAAAATTATTAGGAGTAGTTCCTGATGATGAAAATGTAGTTATTTCTACAAATAAAGGAGAACCTTTAGTATATAAAGGAGATTCTTTAGCAGCAAAAGCATTTAAGAATATTGCAAGTAGAATAGAAGGAGTAGAAATTCCTTTACTAGATTTAGATATTAAAATGAGTATATTAGAAAAAATAAAATTCGTATTTAAGAGGTGA
- the minE gene encoding cell division topological specificity factor MinE, protein MLSGLFKKENSKDEAKNRLKLVLIQDRAMLPSGVLENMKDDILKVLSKYVEIEKSKLNIEVSPCDDDPRKIALVANIPIIKAGNRK, encoded by the coding sequence ATGCTATCAGGTTTATTTAAAAAAGAAAATTCAAAAGACGAAGCTAAAAATAGATTAAAACTAGTCTTAATACAAGATAGAGCAATGTTACCATCTGGAGTTTTAGAAAACATGAAAGATGATATACTTAAAGTTTTATCTAAGTATGTTGAAATCGAAAAATCTAAATTAAATATAGAAGTTTCTCCTTGTGATGATGACCCTAGAAAAATAGCTTTAGTCGCAAATATTCCTATTATAAAAGCAGGAAATAGAAAATAA